A stretch of Colletotrichum lupini chromosome 2, complete sequence DNA encodes these proteins:
- a CDS encoding major facilitator superfamily transporter produces the protein MSTSQTELQYLTPHTGATVPITESSKAAVSTTRDRYTTAATESGTSRRSSGDENGVAADGVLHDAHSASQEFSSLPPVDGGKRAWLFLAACFAVEMLVWGFPFAFGVFQNYYSTNPPFAGQPNIAVIGTCAMGIMYLGGPIQTALLRLYPRQTRYAPIAGLLIMCIALATSSFSTTVPHLIVTQGILYAIGGGITYMPCIVYIDQWFVRRKGFAYGIMWSGTGLAGVLLPLLMEYLLGTLGFRTTLRLWSGLLFALTAPLAFFIKPRVPVSTTTATTTSSADATHARPFNNMRFLLSRPFLLHQAANTIEALGFFLPGIYLPSYAQSTLGASPYASALTILLVNVASVVGCVAMGTLVDRWSAPSCLALASAGATVGTFLLWGLSLNLGVLYLFCVVYGLFAGAYTSAWPGIMKTVTEHERERGRGVDPIMVFGMLAAGRGVGNVISGPLSGVLVQGKPWAGEAGFGYGSGYGTLIVFTGVTAFVGGATFVCKRLGWL, from the exons ATGTCTACCTCGCAAACGGAGCTCCAGTACCTCACCCCGCACACCGGGGCCACGGTCCCGATCACGGAATCCTCAAAAGCGGCGGTCTCGACGACGCGCGACCGGTACACCACCGCCGCAACAGAGTCCGGCACCAGCAGAAGAAGCAGCGGCGACGAGAACGGCGTCGCCGCCGATGGTGTCCTCCACGACGCCCACAGCGCGAGCCAGGAGTTCTCCTCCCTCCCGCCCGTCGACGGCGGAAAGCGGGCCTGGCTCTTCTTGGCCGCTTGCTTCGCCGTCGAGATGCTCGTCTGGGGGTTTCCCTTTGCCTTTGGCGTCTTTCAGAACTACTACTCCACGAACCCGCCGTTCGCTGGGCAGCCTAACATTGCCGTCATCGGTACCTGCGCCATG GGAATAATGTACCTGGGCGGCCCCATCCAAACCGCCCTCCTCCGCCTCTACCCCCGCCAAACCCGCTACGCCCCCATCGCAGGCCTCCTCATCATGTGCATCGCCCTCGcaacctcctccttctccaccACGGTACCCCACCTCATCGTAACCCAGGGCATCCTCTACGCCATCGGCGGCGGCATCACGTACATGCCCTGCATAGTCTACATCGACCAGTGGTTCGTCCGCCGCAAGGGCTTCGCCTACGGCATAATGTGGTCCGGCACCGGCCTCGCCGGCGTCTTGCTCCCCTTGCTAATGGAATACCTCCTCGGCACCCTCGGTTTCCGCACCACCCTCCGCCTCTGGTCCGGGCTACTCTTCGCCCTCACCGCGCCGCTGGCCTTCTTCATCAAGCCGCGCGTACCGGTGTCTacgacgacggcgacgacgacatCGTCAGCGGACGCAACGCACGCGCGCCCGTTCAACAACATGCGCTTCCTCCTCTCCCGCCCCTTCCTCCTACACCAGGCCGCAAACACAATCGAGGCCCTGGGCTTCTTCCTACCGGGGATCTACCTCCCCTCCTACGCCCAATCCACGCTCGGCGCGTCCCCCTACGCGTCGGCCCTCACCATCCTCCTCGTCAACGTCGCCTCCGTCGTCGGCTGCGTGGCGATGGGGACCCTGGTCGACCGCTGGTCCGCGCCGTCGTGCCTCGCCCTCGCCAGCGCCGGCGCCACCGTCGGGACGTTCTTGCTGTGGGGCCTTTCGCTGAACCTGGGGGTGCTGTACCTCTTCTGCGTCGTGTACGGCCTCTTCGCGGGCGCGTATACGTCCGCCTGGCCGGGGATCATGAAGACGGTGACGGAGCACGAGAGGGAGCGTGGGAGGGGCGTCGACCCGATCATGGTGTTTGGCATGTTGGCGGCCGGGCGCGGGGTCGGGAACGTGATTTCGGGACCGTTGAGCGGGGTGTTGGTGCAGGGGAAGCCGTGGGCTGGGGAGGCTGGGTTTGGGTACGGGAGCGGGTATGGGACGTTGATTGTGTTTACGGGGGTCACGGCCTTCGTGGGGGGTGCTACGTTTGTGTGTAAGAGGCTTGGGTGGTTGTGA